In the Veillonellales bacterium genome, CCAAGGAAGGTTCAATATTAGATGAGCGCAAACATTCAGATGATACCGTTTTACCCGCAGTACTGCATCCAAAAATTCAGCTAAACTATGACCTCGCTTGATTTTAGCCAAAGTATGATAATTTACTGTTTGCAGTCCCAGCTCAACGCAAATAGTAACCGAATATTCGGCTTGTATTCGTGCCATAACCTCCAAATAACGATCATGAATACAATCTGGCCGGGTCGCAATGGCAATGCCAACAACATCTTTCTGGCAAGCCTCTCGCAAATATCGTTCAAGCAGCCCCGGCGGCAAGTAGGTGTTGCTGAAATTTTGAAAGTAGGGAATAAATCGTTCCGCCTTATATTTCGGACCAATATGAGCCCGATTCGCTGCTATTTGGTCCCCAACCGTCATGGACGCCGGTAAATTCTCGTAGCCCGCTCCTATTTCACCGCAAAAAGCGCATCCTTCATCGCCACACGTCCCATCGCGGTTCGGACAAGTAACCGGCAAGCTGATTGGCAGCTTATAGACTTTTTGTCCATACCGTTGCCGCAGATATTCGGAAAAAAGATTATACCGCATTTAACAAGACCTCCCCGACAGCCAAAAATCTTCCGGTGCAATCACCTGATACCGGGCCTGTATACCGTCCCAGGAAAATAATATAGGCAGAGAAAGGCCCTTTAATTCTTTCTCCGGTAAATAAGCCGCCATTGCGCCGGAAAATACTTCAATATGATAATTCTTCTTGTTATCCCGCCAGGTAGTAAAAAGATAATGCGGTAAATATTTTTTCACTACTGCATCATTCCGCCAAAACCGGTTCTTTTCGTCCGACCACTTGTCTCCGTTCCAATTAAGGAA is a window encoding:
- a CDS encoding TIGR01212 family radical SAM protein (This family includes YhcC from E. coli K-12, an uncharacterized radical SAM protein.); amino-acid sequence: MRYNLFSEYLRQRYGQKVYKLPISLPVTCPNRDGTCGDEGCAFCGEIGAGYENLPASMTVGDQIAANRAHIGPKYKAERFIPYFQNFSNTYLPPGLLERYLREACQKDVVGIAIATRPDCIHDRYLEVMARIQAEYSVTICVELGLQTVNYHTLAKIKRGHSLAEFLDAVLRVKRYHLNVCAHLILNLPWDDMTDVIENAKIVSAIGIDQVKLHALYIVKGTLMAEWYQSGKIKLISKEEYVERVVTFLEYLQPDVVIQRLIGRAPQENTLFTNWQTGWWKIRDEIEQTLEKRNTFQGKRCHYLNGSAVRKFL